The Lewinella sp. 4G2 nucleotide sequence GGTGGAAATTTGGGAGACAGCTTCGCCCGGCTTTTGCTGGACTTCCCCCCGCAGGATGTCTACGTCCTTGAGCTGAGTAGCTTCCAACTGGACGGCATCGTTGCTTTCCGTCCGGACATTGCCGCCGTGCTTAACATCACCCCGGACCACCTCGACCGTTACGAATACGAATTAGAGAAATACGCGAATGCAAAATTGCGCATCGCCCAATCCCAACGGATGGACGATCGGCTATTCGTGCTCGCCGAACCGACCGTGTTAGGTGCTGCCGTACAGCGCGCCAACCCAAGTAGCCAACTGGCTACAATTGGCGCCGGCGATATTACCGAAAAAACAATCAAGGTTGAAGGTTACGGCTTTGACTTGAACGCCGGTCAGCTGCGTGGAAAGCACAATGCGCTCAATGCGTTATTCGCAGTGCGAATTGCTCTAGCGCTCGGCGTCAACGAACAGGAAATTCAACTGGCGCTGAACAGCTTCACCCCGGCCCCCCACCGGATGGAAGTGGTCGCCACTCAGGATGGCCGCACCTGGATCAACGACTCCAAGGCCACCAACGTGGACGCTACTTACTTCGCCCTCGACGCAATGGACGGCCCCACGGTGTGGATTGCCGGTGGTACCGACAAGGGAAATGACTACGATGTACTCACTCCATTAGTGGAAGGAAAGGTACACACCCTTATCTGTATGGGTAAGGATAATACCAAGTTGCTAGAAGTATTTACGGGGGCGATTCCCAATATTCTGGAATGCCACTCCGCCCAGGCGGCGACCGTGTTTGCCGGGCACCGTGCGAATAAAGGGGACCGCGTTTTACTCAGCCCCTGTTGCGCCAGTTTCGACCTATTTAAAAATTATATCGACCGTGGAGATCAGTTCCGGGCGGCCGTCCAAAAATTATACGCATGAATATCTCCGCACGTATTGCTACGGAACTGCGGGGTGACCGCGTGATCTGGGCCCTGGTTGCTCTGTTCAGCATCATTTCCATGGTTGCCGTTTACAGCTCAGTGGCGGACCTTGCCTACGAGGATCGGGCTGGTTCTACGCTTTATTACCTCATCAAACACGGGGTAATTCTGGGTGTTGGCCTAGTTATTATTTACATATGCCACTTGATGGCGTACACGAAGTACAGCCGCTGGGCACCGGGCTTACTAGTGGCAGCGGGGGCATTGCTTTTAATGACCATGTTTTTTGGTTTGGAAATCAATAGCGCCAAGCGTTGGTTGCGCATCCCGCTGGTAGGGCTCACCTTTCAAACCTCGGATTTTGCCAAGCTGGCGTTGATCATTTTTGTTGCCCGATCCATTGGTTCCAAGCAGGATGTGATCAAGGATTTCAAAGAAGCATTCGTACCCATCATTGTACCCGTGGTTGGTATCTGTGCCCTGATTGCCGTTAACGATTTAAGCTCAGCGGCCATGCTTTTCTTCATCTGTTTGCTGATGATGATCGTTGGCCGCGTGGCCCTTCAGTACATTGTGATGCTGGTGTTGACGGGTATTTGCGTATTCAGTTTAATGGTGATGGTGGGTAGTAAATTCCCCACACTCATTCCCCGGGCCGCGACCTGGGAAAGCCGCATAGAACATTTTCTGGACGGTCGCGAGCCTGATCCGCAAGCCATGGAGCAGGTGGATTACGCCACGGTGGCGATGTCAAACGGTGGCCTGTTTGGTGAAGGACCGGGTAACAGTCTGCAGCGGAACTACGTCTTCAGCGCCCACGCGGATTTCATTTACGCCATCATCGTTGAAGAATACGGCGCGCTGGGAGGCATCTTGGTCATCGGCCTTTACGTGATGCTTTTCTTCAGGGTCGTTCGGCTGGTCACCAAAAGTTCCAAAGCCTTCGGGGCGATGGTCGCATTTGGCATTGGGACGGCATTGCTGTTGCAAGCCTTTTTTAATATCGCCGTAAATCTTGATTTGCTCCCGGTCACGGGTCTTCCGTTGCCGATGATTTCTATGGGCGGTACCTCTACTCTTTTCACCTGTATTGCGCTCGGAATTATTCTTTCCGTTTCCAAGTACATCGAATCCGCTACCGCCGATGCTACCTAAGGAAATCAAAAAACCATTGCGGGTGATCGTCAGCGGCGGTGGAACGGGAGGACACATCTTTCCGGCCATT carries:
- the murD gene encoding UDP-N-acetylmuramoyl-L-alanine--D-glutamate ligase yields the protein MTSTKSIIILGAGESGASAARLAKAQGFEVFVSDYGRGVDRFVAELEEAGIAYELGGHSEERILAADEVIKSPGIPDTAPIIVALRKQGTPVISEIEFASRYAPRGCKIVGITGSNGKTTTTLLTHHLLAFAGVKTLAGGNLGDSFARLLLDFPPQDVYVLELSSFQLDGIVAFRPDIAAVLNITPDHLDRYEYELEKYANAKLRIAQSQRMDDRLFVLAEPTVLGAAVQRANPSSQLATIGAGDITEKTIKVEGYGFDLNAGQLRGKHNALNALFAVRIALALGVNEQEIQLALNSFTPAPHRMEVVATQDGRTWINDSKATNVDATYFALDAMDGPTVWIAGGTDKGNDYDVLTPLVEGKVHTLICMGKDNTKLLEVFTGAIPNILECHSAQAATVFAGHRANKGDRVLLSPCCASFDLFKNYIDRGDQFRAAVQKLYA
- a CDS encoding FtsW/RodA/SpoVE family cell cycle protein, with translation MNISARIATELRGDRVIWALVALFSIISMVAVYSSVADLAYEDRAGSTLYYLIKHGVILGVGLVIIYICHLMAYTKYSRWAPGLLVAAGALLLMTMFFGLEINSAKRWLRIPLVGLTFQTSDFAKLALIIFVARSIGSKQDVIKDFKEAFVPIIVPVVGICALIAVNDLSSAAMLFFICLLMMIVGRVALQYIVMLVLTGICVFSLMVMVGSKFPTLIPRAATWESRIEHFLDGREPDPQAMEQVDYATVAMSNGGLFGEGPGNSLQRNYVFSAHADFIYAIIVEEYGALGGILVIGLYVMLFFRVVRLVTKSSKAFGAMVAFGIGTALLLQAFFNIAVNLDLLPVTGLPLPMISMGGTSTLFTCIALGIILSVSKYIESATADAT